In the genome of Desulfovibrio desulfuricans, one region contains:
- a CDS encoding SulP family inorganic anion transporter → MRAAGLFPFLETIRRYTAQDLKADLTAALTVTPMAVPQAMAYAIIAGVHPQYGIYACMLPVVLAALWGSSRFMAAGPTNAISMIIFSTLATVSVGGELIINMPEESRMAYIFGMALLCGLIQVGMGLARLGDLVNFISHSVMVAFTAGAALLIAAGQLHTAMGLTGPKPSGFFSQIFGALHGLPFVNYWSFGIAVGTIAITLAFKRVSPRFPASLAALGVVTLFAAIFDVGQRGVPVVGVIPSVVPPFSLPPSFDLDAVRDLFMPALAIALLGTVESLAIGKQLASIKRDAFDGSQELIGQGLGNIAAGLTSGIPGCGSFTRSALVVTSGGRTRMGTVFSGILALPLLFALAPLISWLPLPALSGILLLISFKMIDVEAIRLCVVATRVDRAVLSITFLSTLLFDLEKAIFIGVLLSLTLFIYKTAHPRVNRLHQGDPLLREGPAELPPGITVYMIEGTLFFGAIHELERLLYAEDSEPTRLVVLHLSRVFWIDASGAHALSQFIERCYARSLPVILVVGCPSVRDILRRTGLLEYLSNGFVAETTGEGLRLAAALLNRVVCREGQCAVPSTDAASTPDAANAADTGDDASAVAAGAAVHAAPEYMTQSARVALDAHGNVVPTAEQTPDAPATGGDSAKKPCATKERP, encoded by the coding sequence ATGCGAGCCGCAGGGCTTTTTCCCTTTTTGGAAACCATCAGGCGCTATACCGCCCAGGACCTGAAGGCGGACCTTACGGCCGCCCTCACCGTCACCCCCATGGCCGTGCCGCAGGCCATGGCCTATGCCATTATTGCGGGGGTGCACCCCCAGTACGGCATCTACGCCTGCATGCTGCCCGTGGTGCTGGCCGCCCTGTGGGGTTCGTCGCGCTTTATGGCCGCAGGCCCCACCAACGCCATCTCCATGATCATCTTTTCCACCCTGGCCACCGTCAGCGTGGGGGGCGAGCTGATCATCAACATGCCCGAAGAATCGCGCATGGCCTATATTTTTGGCATGGCGCTGTTGTGCGGGCTCATTCAGGTGGGCATGGGGCTTGCCCGGCTGGGCGACCTTGTCAATTTTATCTCGCATTCGGTCATGGTGGCCTTTACCGCAGGGGCGGCGCTGCTCATCGCCGCAGGCCAGCTGCATACGGCCATGGGCCTTACCGGCCCAAAGCCCTCGGGCTTTTTCAGCCAGATATTCGGCGCGTTGCACGGGCTGCCCTTTGTCAATTACTGGAGCTTCGGCATTGCCGTGGGCACTATTGCCATCACCCTCGCCTTCAAACGCGTTTCACCGCGCTTTCCCGCTTCGCTGGCCGCTCTTGGCGTCGTAACGCTGTTTGCCGCCATTTTTGACGTAGGCCAGCGGGGCGTGCCGGTGGTGGGCGTCATACCTAGCGTTGTGCCGCCTTTTTCGCTGCCCCCGTCGTTTGATCTCGACGCTGTGCGCGATCTGTTTATGCCCGCTCTGGCCATAGCCCTGCTGGGAACAGTGGAATCGCTGGCCATCGGCAAGCAGCTGGCCAGCATCAAGCGCGACGCCTTTGACGGCAGCCAGGAGCTCATCGGTCAGGGGCTCGGCAACATCGCGGCCGGCCTCACCTCGGGCATACCCGGCTGCGGGTCGTTTACCCGCAGCGCCCTTGTGGTTACCTCTGGCGGCAGAACCCGAATGGGCACGGTGTTTTCGGGCATTCTGGCCCTGCCCCTGCTGTTTGCGCTGGCCCCGCTGATCAGCTGGCTGCCGCTGCCCGCGCTGAGCGGCATACTGCTGCTCATTTCGTTCAAGATGATCGACGTGGAAGCCATACGGCTGTGCGTCGTGGCCACCCGCGTGGACAGGGCGGTGCTCTCCATCACATTTCTTTCCACCCTGCTTTTTGACCTCGAAAAAGCCATTTTTATCGGCGTGCTGTTGTCGCTCACCCTGTTTATCTACAAAACCGCCCACCCGCGCGTAAACAGACTGCATCAGGGCGACCCGCTGCTGCGCGAGGGCCCTGCCGAGCTGCCGCCGGGCATTACCGTGTACATGATTGAAGGCACGCTGTTTTTTGGGGCCATACACGAACTCGAACGTCTGCTGTATGCCGAAGACAGCGAACCCACACGCCTTGTGGTGCTGCACCTGTCGCGCGTCTTCTGGATAGACGCCTCGGGGGCGCACGCCCTTTCGCAATTCATCGAGCGCTGCTATGCCCGCAGCCTGCCGGTCATTCTTGTGGTGGGCTGCCCCAGCGTGCGCGACATCTTGCGGCGAACCGGCCTGCTGGAGTATCTCAGCAACGGCTTTGTGGCCGAAACCACCGGCGAAGGGCTGCGGCTGGCGGCAGCCCTGCTCAACCGCGTTGTCTGCCGCGAAGGACAGTGCGCCGTGCCGTCTACGGACGCCGCATCCACGCCCGACGCGGCCAACGCCGCCGACACTGGCGATGATGCCAGTGCCGTGGCTGCGGGAGCTGCTGTGCATGCAGCCCCGGAATACATGACCCAGTCTGCTCGCGTGGCGCTGGATGCCCACGGCAATGTCGTGCCCACGGCGGAGCAGACGCCGGACGCGCCCGCAACGGGCGGAGATTCTGCAAAAAAGCCGTGCGCAACCAAGGAGCGCCCGTGA
- a CDS encoding transglycosylase SLT domain-containing protein produces the protein MKRRNTLLLISLGLAAALLVLGLLAGFVPQSEGPELRRRASGMVARLRPEDMPVPILAQGDGARLWAVRGPVASDVGPQTGGSKALRAAARTEQKPGKATVADNAAARRIVSFGAGGVSLDTGEPAIVFSGDAQGDFAPLLTLDGASAPLLVSNQPRDYGDPLDASGRPLRWVTPKSMMAGYSPRVVRRAVIEVLRHGAAFGDFGGDIDDNDMEKLQARARRYQSLVESFSRRYNLNTDLIYAIIHSESDFSPTLVSNKSAMGLMQVVPDTANDEVHRYLYGHMGDVGFEDLRVPETNIRYGTTYLHILFTRYFAGVRDPRAREFCTVAAYNMGPNRFLRLYGKTMEEAVDYINSMSVEAFYQDLATRLPARETRYYVARVQRMKAQYASLR, from the coding sequence ATGAAGCGACGTAACACTCTTTTGCTCATATCTCTTGGTCTGGCGGCCGCACTGCTGGTGCTGGGCCTGCTGGCCGGTTTTGTGCCGCAGAGCGAAGGGCCGGAGCTGCGCCGCCGTGCAAGCGGCATGGTGGCGCGTCTGCGCCCCGAAGACATGCCCGTGCCCATTCTGGCTCAGGGCGACGGCGCCAGGCTGTGGGCGGTGCGGGGGCCGGTGGCCTCTGACGTTGGCCCGCAAACCGGCGGGTCCAAGGCGCTGCGCGCGGCTGCGCGCACCGAACAGAAACCCGGCAAAGCAACCGTTGCGGATAATGCGGCCGCGCGGCGTATAGTTTCGTTTGGCGCAGGTGGCGTAAGTCTTGATACGGGCGAACCCGCCATAGTCTTTTCGGGCGACGCCCAGGGCGATTTTGCGCCGCTGCTGACGCTTGACGGCGCTTCCGCGCCCCTGCTGGTCAGCAATCAGCCGCGCGACTACGGCGACCCCCTTGACGCCTCTGGCCGCCCCCTGCGCTGGGTGACGCCCAAGTCCATGATGGCGGGCTATTCCCCCAGGGTTGTGCGCAGGGCCGTCATTGAAGTGCTGCGCCACGGGGCCGCGTTTGGCGACTTTGGCGGGGATATTGACGACAACGACATGGAAAAGCTGCAGGCCAGGGCGCGCCGCTACCAGAGCCTGGTTGAAAGTTTTTCGCGCCGCTACAACCTGAACACCGATCTGATCTACGCCATCATTCACAGCGAAAGCGATTTTTCACCCACGCTTGTAAGCAACAAGTCGGCCATGGGCCTCATGCAGGTGGTGCCTGACACGGCAAACGACGAGGTGCACCGCTACCTGTACGGACATATGGGCGACGTGGGTTTTGAAGACCTGCGCGTGCCCGAGACCAACATACGTTACGGCACAACCTATCTGCACATACTGTTTACGCGTTATTTCGCCGGGGTGCGCGACCCCCGCGCCAGGGAGTTCTGCACGGTGGCGGCGTACAACATGGGGCCCAACCGCTTTTTGCGCCTGTACGGCAAAACCATGGAAGAAGCCGTGGATTATATCAATTCCATGAGCGTCGAGGCTTTTTATCAGGATCTTGCCACGCGTCTGCCCGCCCGCGAAACGCGCTACTACGTCGCCAGGGTGCAAAGGATGAAGGCGCAATACGCCTCGTTGCGCTAA
- a CDS encoding OmpH family outer membrane protein gives MRIRFIMPLALLLSMMLFACQQADNTAQPKVAVVDMARVMRDSEPGKSGVKFLESLQGDMQTKLNDIQHRLEANPKDADAQKELQAVYMSAQQRMQVEQQNVVNMLYDTIQRVINTYRAEKGYTVIISTEAAAAFDSKSDVTNEVLELVNKQKVEFKPVAPEAGKAPEAAPAPKAETPKDDAKAPKAKK, from the coding sequence ATGCGAATTCGTTTTATTATGCCGCTGGCATTGTTGCTGAGCATGATGCTTTTTGCCTGCCAACAGGCCGACAATACTGCACAGCCCAAGGTGGCGGTAGTGGATATGGCCCGAGTTATGCGCGACAGCGAACCCGGCAAGAGCGGAGTGAAGTTCCTTGAAAGCCTGCAGGGCGACATGCAGACCAAGCTCAACGACATCCAGCATCGTCTGGAAGCCAACCCCAAGGACGCCGACGCGCAGAAAGAACTGCAGGCAGTCTATATGTCGGCCCAGCAGCGCATGCAGGTGGAACAGCAGAACGTGGTCAACATGCTGTATGACACCATTCAGCGCGTCATCAATACCTACCGCGCCGAAAAGGGCTACACCGTCATCATCAGCACCGAAGCCGCCGCCGCCTTTGATTCCAAGAGCGACGTGACCAACGAAGTGCTGGAGCTTGTGAACAAGCAGAAGGTCGAGTTCAAGCCCGTGGCCCCCGAAGCCGGAAAGGCCCCTGAGGCCGCGCCCGCCCCCAAGGCCGAAACGCCCAAGGACGACGCCAAGGCTCCCAAGGCCAAGAAGTAG
- a CDS encoding AEC family transporter: MFQALFAVLPVFLIIGAGVLLRSRDVLPENAGPVLGIYVLKLALPLLILHLLAGANVKDLAHWAFWGGILGSQLVMYCVGNLGDKIFCRRGVGPSVVAGLSCSACNAAFVGLPIVSNLFPGNASAMLIAGLCTLTPNVVMIIGQSRLDALAGSLAWDGGNPLKFFGKLVRVFILGNPILLSTLAGIALSASGLGLWEPIDRAVSLVGYTAAPCMLLSLGLDLRQKLVVATRQAHGHAVVRQCWFILCKLVLHPLLCWGMLAALGVSGLWLVISVIISATATALVVTVIAEVYSTVPEEAALTAVVANGLSIFTLTGFVWGFHALGMI; the protein is encoded by the coding sequence ATGTTTCAAGCGCTGTTTGCCGTTTTGCCGGTTTTTTTGATCATTGGCGCGGGCGTATTGCTGCGCAGCCGCGACGTGCTGCCTGAAAACGCCGGGCCGGTGCTGGGTATCTATGTGCTCAAACTGGCGCTGCCGCTGCTGATTCTGCATCTGCTGGCGGGCGCAAACGTGAAAGATCTGGCGCACTGGGCCTTTTGGGGCGGTATTTTGGGTTCACAGCTTGTCATGTATTGCGTAGGCAACCTTGGCGACAAAATTTTTTGCAGGCGCGGCGTGGGCCCCAGCGTGGTTGCGGGGTTGTCGTGCTCTGCCTGCAACGCGGCCTTTGTGGGTCTGCCCATCGTTTCCAACCTGTTTCCCGGCAATGCCTCGGCCATGCTCATCGCGGGCCTTTGCACCCTTACGCCCAACGTGGTGATGATCATTGGACAGTCGCGGCTGGACGCTCTGGCAGGCTCTCTGGCCTGGGACGGCGGCAATCCGCTTAAATTTTTTGGCAAGCTTGTGCGGGTTTTTATCCTCGGCAATCCCATCCTGCTTTCCACGCTGGCCGGTATTGCGCTTTCCGCCTCCGGTCTTGGTCTGTGGGAGCCCATCGACCGCGCTGTAAGTCTTGTGGGCTATACGGCGGCTCCCTGCATGCTGCTGTCGCTGGGGCTTGATCTGCGGCAAAAGCTGGTGGTGGCCACACGTCAGGCGCATGGTCACGCGGTTGTGCGCCAGTGCTGGTTCATCCTCTGCAAGCTGGTGCTGCATCCGCTGCTGTGCTGGGGCATGCTGGCGGCCCTTGGCGTGTCCGGCCTCTGGCTTGTCATCAGCGTGATCATCAGCGCCACGGCCACGGCCCTGGTGGTGACCGTCATCGCCGAGGTGTACAGTACGGTGCCGGAAGAAGCGGCTTTGACGGCGGTGGTTGCAAACGGGCTGAGTATTTTTACCCTGACAGGTTTTGTTTGGGGGTTCCACGCCCTGGGCATGATCTGA
- the lipA gene encoding lipoyl synthase, translating into MTQPDSTVPQGEANAPLRKPAWLRRPLASDRRFFTTSALLNEQGLSTVCKEANCPNRQECFSSGTATFLILGETCTRNCRFCNIHPGQTSAPDPTEPQRVAQAAVTLGLKHVVVTSVTRDDLDDGGSAQFAAVIRELRQALPQSSVEVLIPDFQGDASALRTVMDAKPDIINHNVETHPDLYTQVRPQADYVQSLELLRRVSDGGMTAKSGLMVGLSETDEQVRQVMADLHAAGCSIVTIGQYLPPTSQHHRLDRYVTPEQFDEYAAYGRSLGLRHVFSGPLVRSSYHAANFA; encoded by the coding sequence ATGACCCAACCCGATTCCACCGTCCCGCAGGGCGAGGCCAACGCCCCCCTGCGCAAGCCCGCATGGCTGCGCCGCCCCCTGGCCTCCGACCGGCGCTTTTTTACCACCTCCGCCCTGCTCAACGAGCAGGGGCTGTCCACCGTCTGCAAAGAGGCCAACTGCCCCAACCGGCAGGAATGCTTTTCGTCCGGCACGGCCACGTTTTTGATTCTGGGCGAAACCTGCACGCGCAACTGCCGGTTTTGCAACATCCACCCCGGCCAGACCAGCGCCCCGGACCCCACCGAACCGCAGCGTGTGGCACAGGCCGCCGTAACGCTGGGCCTCAAGCATGTGGTTGTCACTTCCGTGACGCGCGACGATCTGGACGACGGCGGTTCGGCGCAGTTTGCCGCAGTGATACGGGAACTCAGGCAGGCCCTGCCGCAGAGCAGCGTCGAGGTGCTCATTCCCGACTTTCAGGGCGACGCCTCCGCCCTGCGCACGGTCATGGACGCCAAGCCCGACATCATCAACCACAATGTGGAGACCCACCCCGACCTCTATACCCAGGTGCGCCCTCAGGCGGACTACGTCCAGAGCCTCGAGCTGCTGCGCCGCGTCAGCGACGGCGGCATGACGGCCAAGAGCGGCCTTATGGTCGGGCTGAGCGAAACCGACGAGCAGGTGCGGCAAGTCATGGCCGACCTGCACGCCGCTGGCTGTTCCATTGTAACCATCGGCCAATACCTGCCGCCCACGAGCCAGCACCACAGACTTGACCGCTATGTGACGCCCGAACAGTTTGATGAATATGCCGCCTACGGCAGGTCGCTGGGCCTGCGCCACGTTTTTTCCGGCCCGCTGGTACGCAGCAGCTACCACGCCGCCAACTTTGCCTGA
- the lipB gene encoding lipoyl(octanoyl) transferase LipB → MYAFDLGCTAYQRAFEIQQQAQAFVLQGGDDILLLLEHPPTVTMGKNSGQENLPQNLATLWGASVDVVHSTRGGNITCHFPGQLVAYPIVNLKKRTGGIRAYVQDVEETAIRAVRRFGIEAGRRQGFPGVWVGGSKIASLGIAVHRHVTLHGLAMNVDRDLSLFNIITPCGLEGVTATSVQREQTGPLATMPTVKSRFLEAFCEVFAQPQPPLQQAEACAALLAGHDQADPNSIRPR, encoded by the coding sequence ATGTACGCATTTGATCTTGGCTGCACAGCCTACCAACGGGCCTTTGAAATACAGCAACAGGCTCAGGCCTTTGTGCTGCAGGGCGGCGACGACATATTGCTGCTGCTTGAGCACCCCCCGACCGTGACCATGGGCAAAAATTCCGGGCAGGAAAACCTGCCCCAAAACCTCGCGACCCTGTGGGGGGCGTCGGTGGACGTGGTGCACAGCACGCGCGGCGGCAATATTACCTGCCACTTTCCCGGCCAGCTGGTGGCCTACCCCATCGTCAACCTGAAAAAACGCACGGGCGGCATCAGGGCCTATGTGCAGGATGTGGAAGAAACCGCCATCCGCGCTGTACGGCGCTTCGGCATTGAGGCGGGACGCAGGCAGGGCTTTCCCGGCGTATGGGTGGGCGGCAGCAAAATAGCCTCGCTGGGCATTGCCGTGCACCGGCATGTTACCCTGCACGGTCTGGCCATGAATGTGGACAGGGATCTCTCGTTGTTCAACATCATCACGCCATGCGGTCTTGAGGGCGTAACCGCCACATCGGTGCAGCGCGAGCAGACCGGGCCTCTGGCGACCATGCCCACGGTGAAAAGCCGCTTTCTTGAAGCCTTTTGCGAAGTTTTTGCGCAGCCGCAGCCGCCGCTGCAACAGGCCGAGGCCTGCGCGGCCCTGCTTGCGGGACATGACCAGGCAGATCCCAACTCCATCAGACCACGATAA
- a CDS encoding BPL-N domain-containing protein: MAWRAVRALGLPCRLVKGQEIAEGAYLGKPGGKGPGNGQCQGESGVSLLLVPGGNARLKAAALAPAGREAIRQWVERGGNYLGFCGGAGLALTHPNPDHGLNLCPWTRAAYPERLYHLISGHVRTHVTQGHELSPQRLDQPDGPPRSDHLTAGITSGCIGARRAAIRQPQNEARECAFLPSLPVWWPGRFAPAQDDRVTVLASYGFPDKDFWLADLTLQSIPSRVFLQWRDLYGVNLSADFLEGQPMAVTGQYGQGRYVLSYSHLETPHSHDANAWLAQLLRSMTGLEPSRVDVPLWQLRHPCAAWPEGTGGPLLDALRHMRELLDLAVAHHLFFARTHWLWGWRTGLPGASCNNLHAALCTAASLEPSAAALAYWQQTAPRFAKLESLFAAGAEDYFLACRLAETLSPTMPDAVDKRGLDQQREELFGHPMTGGGILAELLGMVEELIYLSQTSMPCDLA, encoded by the coding sequence ATGGCCTGGCGCGCTGTTCGCGCACTGGGACTGCCCTGCCGCCTGGTTAAGGGACAAGAAATAGCCGAAGGCGCGTATTTAGGCAAGCCGGGCGGCAAAGGCCCCGGCAACGGCCAATGCCAGGGGGAATCAGGCGTATCGCTGCTGCTGGTTCCCGGCGGCAACGCGCGGCTCAAGGCAGCCGCCCTCGCCCCTGCGGGGCGCGAGGCCATACGCCAGTGGGTGGAACGAGGCGGCAACTATCTGGGTTTTTGCGGCGGTGCGGGGCTTGCCCTCACCCACCCCAACCCAGATCACGGGCTCAACCTTTGCCCGTGGACGCGGGCGGCCTATCCTGAGCGCCTGTACCACCTTATTTCGGGCCACGTGCGGACGCACGTTACCCAGGGGCATGAATTATCACCGCAAAGGCTGGATCAGCCAGACGGCCCGCCCAGGTCCGACCACCTCACTGCCGGCATCACGTCAGGCTGCATCGGCGCTCGCCGTGCCGCCATCCGCCAGCCGCAGAACGAAGCCCGGGAGTGCGCCTTTTTGCCGTCCCTGCCGGTATGGTGGCCAGGCCGCTTTGCCCCCGCGCAGGACGACCGCGTCACGGTGCTGGCGTCCTATGGATTTCCTGACAAGGATTTCTGGCTGGCGGATCTTACCCTGCAGAGCATTCCGTCCAGGGTCTTTTTGCAGTGGCGCGACCTGTACGGGGTCAATCTTTCGGCGGATTTTCTGGAGGGCCAGCCCATGGCCGTGACCGGCCAGTATGGTCAGGGCCGGTATGTGCTCAGCTATTCGCATCTTGAAACGCCGCACAGCCACGACGCCAACGCATGGCTGGCCCAGCTGCTGCGCAGTATGACCGGCCTTGAGCCCAGCCGCGTAGACGTGCCCCTGTGGCAGTTGCGTCACCCCTGCGCCGCATGGCCCGAAGGCACGGGCGGCCCCCTGCTGGACGCCCTGCGCCACATGCGCGAGCTGCTTGATCTGGCCGTGGCCCACCACCTCTTTTTTGCCCGCACCCACTGGCTGTGGGGCTGGCGCACGGGCCTGCCCGGCGCATCGTGCAACAACCTGCACGCCGCCCTGTGCACGGCGGCCAGCCTTGAGCCGTCAGCGGCGGCCCTGGCCTACTGGCAGCAGACCGCGCCGCGCTTTGCCAAGCTTGAAAGCCTGTTTGCCGCCGGGGCGGAGGATTATTTTCTGGCCTGCCGCCTGGCGGAGACGCTCTCGCCCACCATGCCCGACGCCGTGGACAAACGCGGCCTGGACCAGCAGAGGGAAGAACTTTTTGGTCATCCCATGACTGGCGGGGGCATTCTTGCCGAACTGCTGGGCATGGTTGAAGAGCTCATCTATCTTTCCCAGACGTCCATGCCCTGCGACCTGGCCTGA
- a CDS encoding valine--tRNA ligase: MADTLPKGYEPHDVEARWRKHWEDDKTFTPDPDAPGEPYSIVIPPPNVTGALHIGHALNHTLIDVLCRHARQKGKNVLWVPGTDHAGIATQNVVERALAKEGKSRKDLGREAFIDRVWEWRDEYGHRILDQARALGDSVDWTRLRFTMDEGLSAAVRKVFVQLYNEGLIYKGDYIINWCSRCHTALADDEVEHEQSRGKLWKVRYLLADGSGHITIATTRPETIPGDTAICVHPEDERYAGLIGKTAVVPVLGREIPIIADAYVDREFGTGALKVTPCHDHNDWMLGKKHNLVFLKAIDENGVMTAEAGVYQGLAKDECRTRIVADIEAAGQLEGIEEIDHAVGHCYRCHTVVEPHVSTQWFVAATKMAPAARDAVPGMTKIFPETWLKTYYHWLDNIRDWCISRQIWWGHRIPAWNCESCGEMVVAEEAPAVCPKCGGALKQEEDVLDTWFSSALWPFSTMGWPEDTKDLRRWYPTSVLVTGFDILFFWVARMMMMGIHFMGEVPFKDVYLHALVRDASGRKMSKSTGNVIDPLAMIDKYGCDALRFTLTAFAAMGRDIRLSEERIEGYRHFVNKLWNAARFALMNLPEEAPAPVAPESVPGLHHQWLLHRLEVVKQDMDKALADYRFNDAAQLGYKFLWNEFCDWYLELIKPDMQSEDPKRKAEAQYVLWLALRELLVLLHPIVPFVTAEIWAALPVAAGAKATDIARELYPAARPACVRPEEAGRMELIQGIIVAVRTIKAELGISPSHKVSLMLHPVNAAQAALLEANSHCMATLARLENLTIGADVHAPKASASAVVEGCQVIVPLKGAVDLNGELARLDKEIAKLEKDVVGVNMKLSNESFVSRAPADVVARERERAEKLLDAKEKMQALRARFAEALTEE; encoded by the coding sequence ATGGCGGATACGCTACCCAAGGGCTATGAGCCCCATGACGTTGAAGCCCGGTGGCGCAAGCACTGGGAGGATGACAAAACCTTTACGCCCGACCCGGACGCTCCCGGCGAGCCGTACTCCATTGTCATTCCGCCGCCCAACGTCACGGGCGCGCTGCATATAGGGCACGCGCTCAACCATACCCTTATCGACGTGCTTTGCCGTCATGCCCGCCAGAAGGGCAAAAATGTTCTGTGGGTTCCCGGTACCGACCATGCGGGCATTGCCACCCAGAACGTGGTGGAGCGCGCCCTCGCGAAGGAAGGCAAAAGCCGCAAGGATCTTGGACGCGAGGCCTTTATCGACCGGGTGTGGGAATGGCGCGACGAATACGGCCACCGCATCCTCGATCAGGCGCGCGCCCTGGGCGATTCCGTAGACTGGACGCGCCTGCGCTTTACCATGGACGAAGGCCTTTCCGCCGCCGTGCGCAAGGTTTTTGTGCAGCTGTACAACGAGGGCCTGATCTACAAGGGCGACTACATCATCAACTGGTGCTCGCGTTGCCACACGGCCCTGGCCGACGACGAAGTCGAACACGAGCAGAGCCGGGGCAAACTGTGGAAGGTGCGCTATTTGCTGGCCGACGGCAGCGGGCACATCACCATTGCCACCACGCGGCCCGAGACCATCCCCGGTGATACGGCCATCTGCGTGCATCCCGAAGACGAGCGCTACGCGGGCCTCATCGGCAAAACCGCCGTGGTGCCCGTGCTGGGGCGCGAGATCCCCATTATCGCCGACGCCTATGTTGACCGCGAGTTCGGCACGGGGGCGCTCAAGGTTACCCCCTGCCACGACCACAACGACTGGATGCTGGGCAAAAAGCACAACCTCGTGTTTCTCAAGGCCATTGACGAAAACGGCGTCATGACCGCCGAGGCCGGGGTCTATCAGGGCCTTGCCAAGGACGAATGCCGCACCCGCATCGTGGCCGACATCGAAGCCGCCGGGCAGCTTGAGGGCATTGAAGAAATCGATCATGCCGTGGGCCATTGCTACCGTTGCCATACGGTGGTCGAGCCGCACGTCTCCACGCAGTGGTTTGTGGCCGCCACCAAGATGGCCCCCGCCGCGCGCGACGCCGTGCCCGGCATGACCAAAATTTTTCCCGAAACGTGGCTCAAGACATACTATCACTGGCTCGACAACATCCGTGACTGGTGCATCAGCCGCCAGATATGGTGGGGCCACCGCATCCCTGCCTGGAATTGCGAATCGTGCGGCGAAATGGTGGTGGCCGAAGAAGCCCCCGCCGTCTGCCCCAAGTGCGGCGGCGCGCTCAAGCAGGAAGAAGACGTGCTCGACACATGGTTTTCGTCCGCTCTGTGGCCTTTTTCCACCATGGGCTGGCCCGAAGACACCAAGGACCTGCGCCGCTGGTACCCCACCTCGGTACTGGTGACGGGTTTTGACATCCTGTTTTTCTGGGTGGCCCGCATGATGATGATGGGCATCCACTTTATGGGCGAGGTGCCCTTTAAGGACGTGTACCTGCACGCGCTGGTGCGCGACGCCTCGGGCCGCAAGATGTCCAAATCCACGGGCAACGTCATTGACCCGCTGGCGATGATCGACAAATACGGCTGCGACGCCCTGCGCTTTACCCTGACGGCCTTTGCCGCCATGGGGCGCGACATCCGCCTGTCTGAAGAGCGCATTGAGGGCTACCGCCACTTTGTCAACAAGCTGTGGAACGCGGCCCGCTTCGCCCTTATGAACCTGCCGGAAGAAGCCCCTGCCCCGGTGGCCCCGGAATCCGTGCCCGGTCTGCACCACCAGTGGCTGCTGCACCGGCTTGAAGTGGTCAAGCAGGACATGGACAAGGCCCTGGCCGATTACCGCTTCAACGATGCGGCCCAGCTGGGCTACAAGTTTTTGTGGAACGAATTCTGCGACTGGTATCTCGAGCTCATCAAGCCCGATATGCAGTCAGAGGACCCCAAACGCAAGGCCGAGGCCCAGTATGTGCTGTGGCTCGCCCTGCGCGAGCTGCTGGTGTTGCTGCACCCCATCGTGCCCTTTGTGACCGCCGAAATATGGGCGGCCCTGCCCGTTGCGGCCGGGGCAAAGGCCACCGACATCGCCCGCGAGCTTTACCCTGCGGCGCGGCCCGCCTGCGTGCGGCCTGAAGAGGCCGGCCGCATGGAGCTGATTCAGGGCATCATTGTGGCGGTGCGCACCATCAAGGCCGAGCTTGGCATCAGCCCCAGCCACAAGGTCAGCCTTATGCTGCACCCTGTGAACGCGGCGCAGGCCGCGCTGCTTGAGGCCAACAGCCACTGCATGGCCACGCTGGCGCGGCTTGAAAACCTCACCATCGGCGCTGACGTGCATGCGCCCAAGGCGTCGGCCTCCGCCGTGGTTGAGGGCTGCCAGGTCATCGTGCCGCTCAAGGGCGCTGTGGATCTTAACGGCGAGCTGGCCCGCCTGGACAAGGAAATAGCCAAGCTCGAAAAAGACGTGGTGGGCGTAAACATGAAGCTGAGCAACGAAAGCTTTGTGAGCCGCGCCCCTGCGGATGTGGTGGCCCGCGAGCGCGAACGCGCCGAAAAGCTGCTGGACGCCAAGGAAAAAATGCAGGCCCTGCGCGCACGCTTTGCCGAGGCTCTTACTGAAGAATAA
- a CDS encoding SMR family transporter, which yields MSAAAVAYLQLGAAILVEVGATAFLKQSDGMSRLFPTIASLLGYGVSFYLLSQVLKIVPMGISYGIWSGIGIVLVSLLGLLFFGQKLDLAACLGLGLIVLGVLVIHFFSGSMPR from the coding sequence ATGAGTGCTGCCGCTGTAGCCTATCTGCAACTGGGCGCCGCCATTCTGGTAGAGGTGGGCGCCACGGCCTTTCTCAAACAGTCGGATGGCATGAGCCGGCTGTTTCCGACCATAGCATCCCTGCTCGGATACGGCGTTTCGTTTTATCTGCTGTCACAGGTGCTCAAGATCGTGCCCATGGGCATATCGTACGGCATCTGGAGCGGCATCGGCATCGTGCTGGTGTCGCTGCTGGGGCTGCTGTTTTTTGGGCAAAAGCTCGACCTTGCCGCCTGCCTTGGCCTTGGTCTCATTGTGCTGGGCGTACTTGTCATACATTTTTTTTCGGGCTCCATGCCGCGTTAA